A single genomic interval of Salinarchaeum sp. IM2453 harbors:
- a CDS encoding tryptophan--tRNA ligase, whose product MTSERETPSDESRHEDSLTNSCSSWQAPEQLRTDGGSTADDVDDTVLDPWGSSTINDYRKLFEEFGIEQFESILDEVSNPHYLMRRGVIFGHRDYRPVAEAMQNNEPFAALSGFMPTGDPHIGHKLVFDELIWHQQQGGDVYALIADLEAHAARGMTWGEIDQHAKDYILSLLALGFDPEQGTLYRQSENRGVQDLAFELGIEANFSELESIYGFDGETDVSHMQSVVTQMADICYPQAVDQPKPTVIPVGPDQDPHVRLARDLAARTRYFGVSEAYASFAVTDEERSILATAFAHREEYAEDPDRPRCVEAATWIEEQSSNLSSVERTVVQKLENAGKEPLRPRVRILNRNATDDAFESLIEAIDGEKRVYDEHIDTFDLDQSQAASLARDVELEHGGYGFLPPASIYHRFMTGLTGGKMSSSVPASHISLLDDPERGAKKVQAAATGGRETADKQRELGGKADECPVYELYAYLLADDNDEFATEVYEECVNGKRLCGSCKEQAADLMESFLSDHQQKRDEWKDRLDEIDINLESSRQ is encoded by the coding sequence ATGACTTCTGAAAGGGAAACCCCATCAGACGAATCGCGTCACGAAGACTCCTTAACCAACTCGTGTTCTTCGTGGCAAGCGCCAGAGCAATTGCGCACTGATGGGGGGAGCACCGCTGATGATGTTGATGACACTGTCCTTGACCCGTGGGGATCTTCGACGATTAATGACTACCGTAAACTCTTTGAGGAGTTCGGCATCGAACAATTCGAATCAATTTTAGATGAGGTTTCTAACCCACATTATCTAATGCGCCGCGGTGTCATATTTGGCCATCGTGATTACCGGCCAGTAGCCGAGGCGATGCAGAATAATGAGCCCTTTGCTGCATTATCTGGCTTTATGCCAACAGGCGACCCTCACATTGGTCATAAACTTGTCTTCGATGAACTCATTTGGCATCAACAGCAGGGTGGCGATGTCTATGCGCTTATTGCAGATTTAGAGGCTCATGCTGCCCGTGGAATGACATGGGGTGAAATTGATCAACACGCTAAGGACTATATTCTTTCGTTACTTGCATTAGGATTTGACCCTGAACAGGGGACTCTTTACCGCCAGTCCGAAAACCGCGGTGTGCAAGACCTTGCGTTTGAATTGGGTATTGAAGCGAATTTCTCTGAGCTTGAGTCAATCTATGGATTTGACGGCGAAACAGATGTCTCGCATATGCAGTCGGTCGTAACACAAATGGCGGATATTTGTTATCCACAGGCAGTTGACCAGCCCAAGCCCACGGTTATCCCTGTTGGACCTGACCAGGACCCTCATGTTCGGCTTGCTCGCGATTTGGCAGCCAGAACGCGATATTTCGGCGTAAGTGAGGCTTACGCAAGCTTTGCGGTTACTGATGAAGAACGGTCGATTCTTGCTACCGCGTTTGCTCATCGAGAAGAATATGCTGAGGATCCCGACCGTCCTCGCTGTGTTGAAGCAGCAACGTGGATTGAAGAACAGTCTAGCAATCTGTCAAGTGTAGAGCGTACTGTTGTCCAGAAGCTTGAGAATGCTGGTAAGGAACCACTTCGCCCACGTGTTCGAATCCTTAACCGCAATGCAACTGATGACGCATTTGAATCACTTATCGAAGCAATTGACGGTGAAAAAAGAGTATACGATGAGCATATCGATACATTTGATCTTGACCAGTCACAAGCCGCTTCACTCGCCAGAGATGTTGAGTTAGAACATGGAGGTTACGGATTTTTACCCCCAGCATCAATCTATCATCGATTCATGACTGGACTTACCGGTGGTAAGATGTCTTCTTCTGTCCCGGCAAGTCACATCTCCTTGCTTGATGACCCAGAACGAGGAGCTAAAAAAGTTCAGGCGGCTGCTACCGGAGGACGGGAAACGGCTGACAAGCAGCGTGAGCTTGGAGGCAAAGCTGATGAATGTCCTGTATATGAACTATATGCATACCTACTGGCAGACGATAACGATGAATTTGCAACTGAAGTATACGAAGAGTGTGTCAATGGAAAGCGTCTTTGCGGCAGTTGTAAAGAGCAGGCGGCCGATCTGATGGAATCATTCCTCTCTGACCACCAACAGAAAAGAGATGAATGGAAAGATCGGTTAGATGAAATTGATATTAACTTAGAATCTTCACGTCAGTAA
- a CDS encoding phosphoglycolate phosphatase translates to MPTPPIAVDIDGTLTRSSGMGIDPRVLDPLAKWPSPVVIATGKSFPYPVALCQFIGTPERVIAENGGIVYVDKETIKLGDDNAVTALEEEYRAAGYQFGWEGADTVNRWRETELAVARSQPLEPLTELANKHGLEVVDSQYAYHVKDPDISKGAALKRAAELLDRSVSEFVAIGDSANDVSMFEAVDTGIAVGNAADVAKKAADYVLDKEYATGTVAALQQIKAGTLQGSTDCE, encoded by the coding sequence ATGCCGACACCACCGATTGCAGTTGATATCGATGGAACATTAACTCGCTCATCTGGGATGGGAATTGATCCAAGAGTACTGGACCCTCTCGCTAAATGGCCATCTCCCGTTGTTATTGCCACAGGAAAATCATTTCCATATCCGGTTGCACTCTGTCAGTTTATCGGGACTCCCGAACGTGTGATCGCAGAAAATGGAGGAATAGTATATGTGGATAAAGAGACAATCAAGCTTGGAGACGATAATGCCGTCACAGCATTGGAGGAAGAGTATCGTGCTGCTGGATATCAATTTGGATGGGAAGGTGCGGATACGGTTAATCGGTGGAGAGAAACAGAACTAGCGGTTGCTCGATCACAGCCACTTGAGCCGCTAACAGAATTAGCCAATAAGCATGGGTTGGAAGTTGTTGATTCACAGTATGCATATCATGTAAAAGACCCAGACATATCAAAAGGTGCTGCACTAAAGCGAGCAGCAGAGTTACTTGACCGGTCAGTATCTGAGTTTGTCGCTATTGGTGATTCAGCAAATGATGTCTCAATGTTTGAAGCAGTTGACACTGGAATTGCCGTAGGAAACGCGGCCGATGTTGCAAAGAAAGCAGCTGACTATGTTCTTGATAAAGAGTATGCGACGGGGACAGTGGCCGCACTACAACAAATAAAGGCAGGAACCCTCCAAGGTAGCACAGATTGTGAGTAA
- a CDS encoding GTP-binding protein, with product MGLEEEIQELEEEIANTPYNKATEEHIGRLKSKLAEKKEKFAKRQQSSGGGGGYHVEKHGDATVALVGFPSVGKSTLLNALTNAESETGAYEFTTLEVNPGMLEYNGANIQILDVPGLIEGAASGRGGGQEVLSVVRSADLIIFVLSAFEIDQYERLQEELYENKIRPDQSPPRISIRPKGKGGIKVNASVDLTLNEETIKSIVREHGYVNADVTINEEVDIDRLVDGVMDNREYIPSLVTVNKADLLDKEYAKTVKDQLRGYEIDPDEAVFISAQEEKGLESLKEEIWEELGLIRVYMDKPGRGVDYEEPLILTEGDNVEDAVKKLGFTDRYRMARVTGPSAKHEEQQVGLDHELKDEDILRLVLRK from the coding sequence ATGGGACTTGAGGAGGAAATACAAGAACTCGAAGAAGAGATCGCTAATACTCCGTATAATAAGGCCACAGAGGAGCATATTGGCCGACTCAAGTCCAAGCTAGCGGAGAAGAAAGAAAAGTTTGCAAAGCGTCAACAATCATCTGGAGGTGGCGGTGGATACCATGTAGAAAAGCACGGAGATGCGACAGTCGCCCTTGTTGGATTCCCAAGTGTTGGAAAATCAACATTACTAAACGCATTAACAAATGCCGAGAGTGAGACTGGAGCGTATGAATTTACAACACTTGAGGTCAATCCGGGAATGCTTGAGTATAATGGAGCTAATATACAGATATTAGATGTGCCGGGATTGATTGAGGGTGCTGCAAGTGGTCGGGGAGGCGGCCAAGAGGTTCTGTCAGTAGTGAGGTCAGCAGATCTGATTATTTTTGTCCTCTCAGCATTTGAGATCGATCAGTATGAACGGCTTCAGGAGGAATTATACGAAAATAAAATTCGCCCCGACCAGTCACCACCACGAATTTCGATCCGTCCAAAAGGGAAAGGTGGGATCAAGGTCAATGCAAGTGTTGACTTGACATTGAACGAAGAGACGATAAAAAGCATTGTTCGAGAGCATGGGTATGTCAATGCGGATGTAACAATTAACGAGGAAGTCGATATTGATCGGCTTGTTGACGGCGTTATGGATAACAGAGAATACATTCCATCACTTGTGACAGTTAATAAGGCAGATTTACTCGACAAAGAGTACGCAAAGACTGTAAAAGATCAGCTTAGGGGGTATGAAATTGATCCAGACGAAGCAGTGTTCATCAGTGCCCAAGAAGAGAAAGGACTTGAGTCACTGAAAGAAGAAATCTGGGAAGAACTTGGCTTAATTCGTGTGTATATGGATAAGCCAGGAAGAGGGGTGGACTATGAGGAACCACTTATCCTTACGGAAGGAGATAACGTTGAAGACGCAGTCAAAAAGCTTGGTTTTACTGACCGGTATAGAATGGCTCGAGTGACAGGACCTAGCGCAAAGCACGAGGAACAGCAAGTGGGATTAGACCATGAGCTAAAAGATGAAGATATTCTCCGATTAGTTTTGAGAAAGTGA
- a CDS encoding DUF5789 family protein yields the protein MSSDDDGVSLGEKSSVSGAPLARVASRLSWPLQKSKIVQREGDTAIRTPDGPKSIEEVLEEVSISYFATRNEFVEAIQDETGEGPVPTDAE from the coding sequence ATGTCATCTGATGACGATGGTGTGTCTCTTGGGGAAAAAAGTTCAGTTTCTGGGGCACCACTTGCTAGGGTTGCATCTCGGTTGTCGTGGCCATTACAAAAGAGCAAAATAGTCCAACGCGAAGGGGATACAGCAATTCGAACACCAGATGGGCCAAAAAGTATAGAAGAAGTACTTGAAGAGGTATCAATTAGCTATTTTGCAACACGCAATGAGTTTGTCGAAGCGATCCAAGATGAGACCGGAGAAGGTCCCGTTCCAACCGATGCTGAGTGA
- a CDS encoding CPBP family intramembrane glutamic endopeptidase translates to MPDWTTFVAGTSLLIIAVIILSRLTASTTTGTDNQSFESIPIGTLYLNILFTHGILALLILILVYFTGVPMSVFKISISTPSISEVLLGIGVGAVLYIINEFLAVNLNQAGISHDETLRQSLTPNTVSGWLSLYVIILPLIAFSEELIFRAAMIGGFEAGTGISPWFLVAISSVAFALGHETQGSGGVIVTGLLGGILGVVFVVTDSFLIVFVAHYVINAAEFGVHELLDIELEQRLRV, encoded by the coding sequence ATGCCAGATTGGACTACTTTCGTTGCTGGGACCTCATTGCTGATCATTGCTGTCATCATCTTATCACGTCTAACTGCTTCTACAACGACTGGTACTGATAATCAATCGTTTGAGTCAATCCCAATTGGAACACTATACTTGAATATCTTGTTCACACATGGGATACTGGCTCTTCTTATTCTTATACTGGTATATTTTACTGGAGTCCCAATGTCGGTCTTTAAAATCAGTATTTCTACTCCGTCGATTAGTGAGGTCTTACTCGGAATTGGTGTCGGTGCTGTATTGTATATAATAAATGAATTTTTAGCCGTTAATCTTAATCAAGCGGGCATTTCACATGACGAAACGCTTCGACAGTCTTTGACACCCAATACGGTTAGCGGATGGTTATCGTTGTATGTTATTATTCTTCCACTCATTGCATTTTCCGAGGAGTTGATTTTCCGTGCTGCTATGATCGGTGGTTTTGAAGCTGGAACAGGTATTTCTCCGTGGTTTCTTGTTGCTATATCATCAGTTGCCTTCGCCCTTGGTCACGAAACGCAGGGTTCCGGTGGTGTGATTGTCACTGGTCTGCTTGGTGGTATTCTTGGTGTCGTGTTTGTAGTTACAGACTCATTTTTGATTGTATTTGTTGCACATTATGTGATTAACGCAGCCGAGTTTGGTGTGCACGAGTTGCTTGACATTGAACTTGAACAGCGTCTACGCGTCTGA
- the lonB gene encoding ATP-dependent protease LonB, producing the protein MSEDTKTDDAPADGDATESPASEKRPQRDDEQAVNEGSSSSEENSEQEDHSEFFYEGTTAESSSDSPEMSSTIEDSDEESSDEPPELGEDLGKEVEDEMIADDYDPEEEDDLLGGLDIKSTAQIPVPDRLVDQVIGQDEARDIVIKAAKQRRHVMMIGSPGTGKSMLAKAMSHLLPKEELQDVLVYHNPDDGNEPKVRTVPAGKGEQIIDAHKEEANKRNQMRTFLMLIIVAVILALALFYYGNILLGIIAAAIVYFIFKYTQRGTDAMIPNMIVNNADTQTAPFEDATGAHAGALLGDVRHDPFQSGGMETPSHDRVEPGAIHQANKGVLYVDEINTLDIRTQQKLMTAIQEGEFSITGQSERSSGAMVQTEPVPCDFIMVAAGNMDAMENMHPALRSRIKGYGYEVYFEDTIEDTPEMRRKYARFIAQEVERDGRLPHFTREAAEEVVLEAKRRSGRKDHLTLEFRNLGGLVRVAGDIARAENRDLVTREEVLQAKKRSRSIEQQLADTIIDRRKDYELRVSDGSVTGRVNGLAVMGGDSGIMLPVMAEVTPSQGPGEVIATGRLKEIAEESVLNVSAIIKKFSDVDLSEKDVHIQFVQAGREGVDGDSASITVATAVISALEDVPVRQNVAMTGSLSVRGDVLPVGGVTHKIEAAAKAGIDTVIIPAANEQDVMIEDEYEEMVEIIPVSNISEVLDVALEGEPEKDSLVDRLKSITGTALEKQTGAGSSPSPQ; encoded by the coding sequence ATGAGTGAGGATACGAAGACAGATGATGCCCCGGCCGATGGAGATGCTACAGAATCTCCAGCTTCAGAAAAACGGCCACAACGTGATGACGAACAAGCGGTGAACGAAGGATCATCTTCGTCGGAAGAAAACTCTGAGCAAGAAGATCATTCTGAGTTCTTCTACGAGGGTACAACAGCCGAGTCTTCTTCCGACTCTCCAGAGATGTCTTCTACGATCGAAGACTCTGATGAAGAGTCATCAGACGAGCCTCCCGAGCTAGGTGAAGACCTTGGGAAGGAGGTTGAAGATGAGATGATTGCTGATGACTATGATCCTGAGGAAGAAGATGATCTTCTTGGTGGACTAGATATCAAATCGACAGCTCAAATTCCTGTTCCAGATCGATTAGTTGACCAAGTTATCGGTCAGGACGAAGCAAGAGATATTGTGATCAAGGCAGCAAAGCAGCGCCGTCATGTTATGATGATCGGTTCACCCGGAACTGGTAAATCGATGCTTGCCAAAGCGATGAGTCACTTACTCCCTAAAGAAGAACTGCAAGACGTTCTGGTTTACCACAATCCTGATGACGGAAACGAGCCAAAAGTAAGAACTGTTCCAGCTGGTAAAGGAGAACAGATTATTGACGCGCACAAAGAGGAGGCAAACAAGCGTAACCAGATGCGGACATTCCTGATGTTGATCATTGTTGCTGTTATCTTAGCACTAGCTCTGTTTTATTATGGTAACATCCTTCTAGGGATTATCGCAGCGGCCATTGTCTACTTTATCTTTAAATATACACAGCGTGGCACTGATGCGATGATCCCAAACATGATCGTTAACAACGCTGACACACAGACAGCACCATTTGAGGATGCAACTGGTGCCCATGCTGGTGCACTTCTGGGAGATGTTCGCCACGACCCATTCCAATCTGGTGGTATGGAAACACCGAGTCATGATCGTGTTGAGCCAGGTGCTATTCATCAAGCCAATAAGGGTGTTCTGTACGTTGACGAGATAAATACGCTTGATATTCGCACACAGCAGAAACTCATGACGGCGATTCAAGAAGGTGAATTCAGTATTACTGGGCAGTCTGAGCGTTCGTCAGGAGCGATGGTGCAAACCGAACCTGTTCCGTGTGACTTCATTATGGTCGCTGCTGGTAACATGGACGCAATGGAGAACATGCACCCTGCGTTGCGATCCCGAATTAAAGGATACGGGTATGAAGTGTACTTCGAAGATACAATCGAAGACACTCCCGAAATGCGTCGGAAGTACGCACGCTTTATTGCTCAAGAAGTTGAGCGGGATGGCCGACTCCCACACTTTACTCGAGAAGCTGCAGAAGAAGTTGTACTCGAAGCGAAGCGACGGTCTGGCCGGAAGGATCATCTCACGCTTGAGTTCCGTAACCTAGGGGGACTTGTCCGGGTTGCTGGTGACATAGCTCGAGCCGAGAACCGCGACCTCGTAACTCGTGAGGAAGTTCTCCAAGCGAAAAAGCGCTCCAGATCGATTGAGCAACAGCTTGCCGATACGATCATTGACCGACGGAAAGACTATGAACTCCGTGTTTCCGATGGAAGCGTTACTGGGCGCGTTAATGGTCTCGCTGTGATGGGTGGGGACTCCGGTATTATGCTGCCCGTTATGGCAGAAGTTACTCCATCCCAAGGACCTGGTGAAGTAATTGCAACAGGACGGCTCAAAGAGATCGCAGAAGAATCCGTTCTGAATGTCTCTGCAATTATCAAAAAGTTCTCTGATGTTGATCTTTCAGAGAAAGATGTTCACATCCAGTTTGTGCAAGCAGGCCGAGAGGGTGTTGATGGTGACTCTGCTTCGATTACCGTTGCAACAGCAGTTATCTCTGCTCTGGAAGATGTGCCCGTGCGACAGAACGTTGCGATGACTGGATCACTCTCTGTTCGCGGAGATGTCCTTCCGGTCGGTGGAGTAACACACAAAATTGAAGCTGCCGCGAAAGCTGGTATTGACACTGTCATCATCCCAGCCGCAAACGAGCAAGATGTCATGATCGAGGATGAATACGAGGAAATGGTTGAAATTATTCCTGTCAGCAACATCAGCGAGGTTCTTGATGTTGCGCTGGAGGGTGAACCTGAGAAAGATAGTCTCGTTGACCGACTGAAAAGTATTACTGGAACAGCACTTGAAAAACAGACTGGTGCAGGATCCTCGCCAAGTCCTCAGTAA
- a CDS encoding nicotinamide-nucleotide adenylyltransferase has product MTRGFYVGRFQPYHKGHHNVIDEISDSLNELVIGIGSADKSHTRRNPFTAGERYVMISRAVEELDITTHIVPIEDIDRNAIWVSHVQSLCPPFDIAISNNPLVIQLFQDTDVEVREGPIFDRSRYQGTRIRELMIQQEKWEHLVPDPTVEAIHEVGGVTRLRQVVESDDFNGQRE; this is encoded by the coding sequence ATGACGCGAGGTTTCTATGTTGGACGGTTCCAACCCTATCATAAAGGCCACCACAATGTCATCGATGAAATATCAGATTCATTAAATGAGCTAGTAATAGGTATCGGTAGCGCAGATAAGTCACACACACGACGGAACCCGTTTACAGCAGGGGAACGGTATGTGATGATCTCCAGAGCAGTCGAGGAACTGGATATAACAACGCATATTGTTCCAATTGAAGATATTGACCGAAATGCCATATGGGTAAGCCACGTTCAGAGCCTGTGCCCGCCATTTGATATCGCTATTTCAAATAATCCACTTGTAATCCAGTTATTCCAAGATACCGACGTAGAGGTCCGTGAAGGACCGATTTTCGACCGGAGTCGATATCAGGGTACCCGGATTAGAGAGTTGATGATACAACAGGAAAAATGGGAACACCTTGTTCCCGACCCTACTGTAGAGGCAATTCATGAGGTTGGAGGTGTTACGCGGCTCCGTCAGGTTGTCGAAAGTGATGATTTCAATGGACAGCGAGAGTGA
- a CDS encoding S-adenosyl-l-methionine hydroxide adenosyltransferase family protein — translation MITLSSDFGTPYPAAMRGVILQRTDTRVIDIAHDFPRQDIRTAAFWLNEILPWFPPAVHCAVVDPGVGTNRDAIAARVADHILIGPDNGLLRPVARTIATQSSASIEWFKLEWEPESNTFHGRDVFAPAAAEVHETTLELLQENGKASVTSPNVDLQFPTPEVEQRRITGEVLVVDGFGNAITNIPDSILKNQIDSCDRLKINGITVPYVSSFAEVDKNKPLVTIGSHGNAELAVNQGRGDIAFDVTVGDKVVIEKEST, via the coding sequence ATGATCACACTAAGTTCAGACTTTGGTACACCATATCCAGCAGCGATGCGCGGGGTAATATTACAGAGAACCGATACAAGGGTTATTGATATTGCCCATGACTTTCCTCGACAGGACATTAGAACAGCAGCCTTCTGGCTTAATGAGATACTTCCATGGTTTCCACCAGCGGTGCATTGTGCGGTAGTGGATCCAGGCGTAGGAACAAACCGTGATGCAATTGCTGCTCGGGTTGCTGATCATATACTTATTGGTCCAGATAATGGATTACTACGGCCAGTCGCCAGGACGATTGCAACGCAGTCGAGTGCCAGTATTGAATGGTTTAAGCTTGAATGGGAGCCAGAAAGTAATACGTTCCATGGTCGCGATGTCTTTGCTCCAGCTGCTGCAGAAGTTCACGAAACAACACTCGAATTATTACAAGAAAATGGCAAGGCTTCAGTAACTAGCCCAAATGTTGATCTGCAGTTTCCGACACCGGAAGTTGAGCAGCGTCGTATTACAGGGGAGGTCCTTGTCGTTGATGGATTTGGAAATGCGATTACAAATATCCCAGATTCAATACTCAAAAATCAGATCGATTCATGCGATCGCCTGAAAATAAACGGCATAACTGTCCCATATGTCAGCAGCTTTGCAGAGGTAGATAAAAACAAACCATTAGTGACGATTGGAAGTCACGGAAATGCTGAATTGGCTGTGAATCAAGGGAGGGGAGATATTGCATTTGACGTGACAGTTGGCGATAAGGTTGTCATTGAGAAGGAAAGTACTTGA
- the thsA gene encoding thermosome subunit alpha, whose product MLVLSEDSSRTTGKDARQSNIAAGKAISESVRTTLGPRGMDKMLVSDDGDVVITNDGATILDEMDIEHPAAEMIVDVAETQEEEIGDGTTTAAVLTGQLLSQAEELFEDDVHPTTIVEGYHEAASIAAEAIDAMALDTEIDAEILFRVAESSMTGKGTGDVTADKLAQVVVDAVQAVRSGTDVARDNIQLQTQSGASSSSTELVEGIVLDEEPAADAMPRQLSNASVAVLDVELEVSTGDVDAEYSVDSVDQLTAAMESEEQELRDYAQQIADTGVEAVFITEDADDRVLSYLARDGILAIDGLSDSDATSVANATGAKRIGDLNDLSEDSFGSVEQIRIEKFDEDELTFIEGGEAADAVTVFVRGGTDHVVDEVERAVKDAIDVVATTVETDAVVPGAGAAEIAIADRIRDEADAISGRKQLSVRAFADAIDALPRTLAENAGADPIDSLVDLRAEHDSTGRAGLIAEGRTAEVGDPVEHGILDPAQVKHEAVKSATEASTMIARIDDVISSS is encoded by the coding sequence ATGCTTGTTCTCAGTGAAGACAGTTCACGCACGACGGGAAAAGATGCTCGGCAGTCAAACATCGCTGCCGGTAAAGCGATCAGCGAGTCGGTACGTACCACACTCGGTCCTCGAGGTATGGACAAGATGCTCGTATCTGATGATGGTGATGTAGTCATCACAAACGATGGGGCAACAATTCTTGATGAGATGGATATTGAGCATCCAGCTGCAGAGATGATTGTTGATGTTGCCGAAACCCAAGAAGAAGAAATTGGAGATGGAACAACGACAGCAGCAGTCCTCACTGGACAACTACTCAGTCAAGCCGAAGAACTGTTTGAGGACGATGTACACCCAACGACAATCGTAGAAGGATACCATGAAGCTGCATCGATTGCGGCCGAAGCAATTGATGCGATGGCGCTTGACACTGAAATTGACGCCGAAATCCTGTTCCGCGTTGCAGAATCATCGATGACTGGTAAAGGAACAGGCGATGTTACAGCCGACAAGCTCGCTCAAGTTGTTGTTGACGCAGTACAGGCTGTTCGTAGCGGCACTGACGTAGCCCGTGACAATATCCAACTTCAGACACAATCCGGAGCTTCTTCTTCATCCACTGAACTTGTAGAAGGCATCGTCCTTGACGAGGAACCTGCCGCTGACGCAATGCCGCGACAGCTCAGCAATGCTTCTGTCGCTGTCCTGGATGTTGAGCTTGAGGTATCCACAGGTGATGTAGATGCTGAGTACAGTGTTGATAGCGTTGACCAGCTTACAGCTGCTATGGAATCGGAAGAGCAGGAACTCCGCGACTATGCTCAGCAAATTGCTGATACCGGGGTAGAAGCTGTGTTTATCACCGAAGACGCCGATGATCGTGTCCTCTCATATCTTGCTCGCGATGGTATCTTAGCTATTGATGGACTCTCTGATTCTGATGCTACCTCTGTTGCAAATGCCACTGGTGCTAAACGAATTGGTGACCTCAATGATCTCTCAGAAGATAGCTTTGGAAGCGTCGAACAAATTCGAATTGAGAAGTTCGATGAAGACGAACTAACCTTTATCGAAGGTGGCGAAGCAGCTGATGCTGTGACTGTCTTTGTTCGAGGTGGCACTGATCACGTCGTTGACGAGGTTGAGCGTGCTGTCAAGGACGCAATTGACGTCGTTGCTACGACGGTTGAAACCGATGCAGTTGTGCCAGGCGCCGGCGCGGCTGAAATCGCAATTGCCGACCGTATCCGCGATGAAGCTGATGCAATTTCCGGTCGAAAACAGCTTTCAGTCCGTGCATTTGCTGATGCAATTGATGCACTCCCGCGGACTCTTGCTGAAAATGCTGGTGCAGATCCGATTGATTCCCTTGTTGACCTTCGAGCAGAACACGACAGCACTGGGCGCGCTGGACTAATTGCTGAAGGTCGGACTGCAGAAGTCGGTGATCCGGTTGAACACGGAATCCTCGATCCAGCACAGGTCAAACACGAAGCAGTGAAAAGTGCCACTGAAGCGTCAACGATGATCGCCCGAATTGACGACGTCATCTCATCCAGCTAA
- a CDS encoding glycosyltransferase family 2 protein, which yields MNLSVVIPTLNGRERLGVCLNTLHDYAPDAETIVVNGPSADGTTGMIKSRDDVDVLVETADRNANVARNVGVKLATGDAIALLPHDRLIDDSWTSAITNHLSASADAVSGPTQGADTPHTIPTLDRQEQRYNPENIAFTADAIKSVDGFDEYLSVGGMSDLCTRLQAEKYSIDWAPAMTVHSPYGTDGGMTDIDRFEQYRSATYQLLKNRGLGPVLTGQIIKDAVTDAAHAAQKIFSGRIDLTDWFKDGKDVIRGLFTGGKDGISARYRSSSRNHSGVSAATDHIVEVYDWR from the coding sequence ATGAACCTCTCTGTCGTCATTCCGACGCTTAATGGTCGCGAGCGGTTGGGAGTCTGTCTGAACACACTACATGATTATGCTCCAGATGCGGAAACAATCGTTGTCAACGGACCCTCAGCCGACGGCACCACGGGCATGATTAAGTCCCGTGATGATGTTGACGTGCTTGTTGAGACGGCAGATAGAAACGCAAACGTTGCTAGAAACGTCGGAGTAAAACTCGCCACTGGTGATGCTATCGCATTACTTCCTCACGATCGTCTTATCGATGACTCATGGACAAGTGCAATTACAAATCACCTCTCTGCATCGGCAGATGCTGTAAGTGGGCCAACCCAAGGCGCAGACACTCCACATACAATCCCCACGCTCGACCGGCAGGAACAGCGGTACAATCCAGAGAACATTGCTTTCACAGCTGATGCAATCAAATCTGTTGACGGATTCGACGAATATCTCAGTGTTGGTGGTATGTCTGATCTTTGCACTCGACTCCAGGCAGAGAAATACTCAATTGATTGGGCGCCAGCAATGACTGTTCATAGCCCATACGGTACAGACGGTGGTATGACAGATATTGACCGGTTTGAGCAATATCGGTCGGCTACCTACCAGTTACTGAAAAACCGTGGTTTGGGTCCTGTTCTAACGGGCCAGATCATCAAAGATGCAGTGACCGATGCAGCACACGCTGCACAGAAGATTTTCTCTGGACGTATTGATCTTACAGATTGGTTCAAAGACGGGAAAGACGTTATTAGAGGTCTTTTCACAGGTGGGAAGGACGGCATCTCAGCTCGGTATCGCTCATCTAGCCGAAACCACAGTGGAGTTTCTGCAGCGACAGACCACATTGTCGAGGTTTATGATTGGAGGTAA